The following DNA comes from Chitinophaga nivalis.
TATGTCAACAGCATGTAGCTGCCTTACCGGCAGCGGGTTGTTTCAGTGTTTGGTTTCATCGGGTACCAGCGGCCCGCAATTTTACAAAGATATCCCAAACCACAATACCAGTACTCACAGAAATATTTAAAGAATGTTTCATACCCAGCTGCGGAATCTCGATACAACCGTCTGCCACCCGCATCACTTCCGGGTCTACCCCACTCACTTCGTTGCCAAAAACCAATGCCAGCGGCTTATCGGCCGGTGGTACAAATCCGTCGAGCATATGGCTGTTGACCGCCTGCTCAATGGCCATCACCTGGTAACCTTCTGCCTGCAGGGCCTTTACCGCCTCCAGCGTAGTGGCAAAATATTGCCATTCCACCGTTTCCGTAGCACCCAGCGCCGTTTTATGAATATCCCGGTGCGGAGGCACCGGCGTATAACCACACAGGGCAATACCTTGCAACAGAAATGCATCTGCCGTCCGGAACACCGAACCTACATTATGCATACTCCTTATATTATCCAGCACCAGTACCACCGGTGTTTTATCTGCGGCTTTGAACTCTGCCACCGTTTTACGGCCCAGTTCATCCATGCTTAATTTTCTCATCGGGTGCAAAGATAACGAGGATGAGGGGAGTTTTATATATTTGCGCCATGGCAAAAAGCAAATCAGAAGAAACCCCGCTCATGCTACAGCATAAGGCGATCAAGGATAAATACCCCGATGCCGTACTGCTGTTCCGTGTGGGCGATTTTTATGAAACGTTCAATGAGGATGCAGTTATAGCAGCCAGGGTATTAGGAATTGTATTAACCAAACGGGCCAATGGCTCGGCCTCCTACGTAGATCTGGCAGGATTTCCACACCATTCCCTGGATACCTACCTGCACAAACTGGTGAAAGCCGGTCACCGCGTGGCCGTATGCGATCAGCTGGAAGACCCGAAAACCGTAAAAGGCATCGTTAAAAGAGGCGTAACGGAAATGGTTACTCCCGGTGTAGCCATTAACGATAAACTCCTGGAAAACTCCAGCAACAACTTCCTGGCAGCCGTACATTTCGGCGCAGATACCACCGGCGTCTCTTTCCTCGATATCTCTACCGGCGAATTTTTTATTGCAGCGGGTAGTATAGAATACGTAGACAAACTCCTGCAAAGTTTCCGCCCGGCAGAAGTACTGTTTGCCCGCCAGCAACAAAAACACTTCAAAGCGACCTTCGGTTCCCGGTTTTATACCTACACCATGGACGAGTGGATCTTTACCGCTACCTATGCGGAAGAAACACTGCTGAAACATTTTCAGACCCACTCCCTCAAAGGTTTTGGTATCGATAGCCTCCCCGCCGCCGTCATCGCTGCCGGCGCCACCCTCCACTATCTGAAAGATACGGAACATCCCCACCTGCAACATATTACCCGTATGCAACGGGTAGACCAGGACGATTTCCTGTGGATGGACCGCTTCACCGTACGTAACCTGGAACTGCTCAACAGCAGCGTGGAAAACGGACAAACCCTCCTGAAAGTACTGGATAATACGGTCACTCCCATGGGCGCCCGTCTCCTGAAACGCTGGATGGTATTTCCCCTGCGGGATAAAAAACATATCAACGAACGCCTCGACACCGTGGAGTTCCTGATCAAAGAAACAGATCTCTCCAAAGCCCTACACCACCACCTGAAACAAACCGGCGATCTGGAAAGACTGGTATCCAAAATACCACTCAAAAAAATCAACCCGCGGGAAGTGATGCAGCTGGCCCGTTCCCTGCAACAGGTACAGGAAGTACAACAGCTCCTCCAGACCACCCATAACGACTACCTCGGACGCCTGCACGAAAAACTGGACGCCTGCGAACCATTACTGAACCGCATCCTCGATGAAGTCATGGAAAATCCGCCGGCACTCGTTAACAAAGGCGGTGTCATCAAAGAAGGCATAAATGAGGAACTGGACAGCCTGCGCAACATTGCCACCAAAGGCAAAGACTACCTGCTGCAGATACAACAGAAAGAATCCGAAGCAACCGGTATCCCTTCCCTGAAAATAGCCTTCAACAACGTTTTCGGCTACTACCTGGAAGTAACCAACACCCATAAAAACAAGGTACCGGAAAGCTGGATACGCAAACAAACCCTCGCCAACGCAGAACGGTATATCACGCCGGAACTGAAAGAATACGAAGAGAAAATCGTAGGCGCAGAAGATAAAATACAAACGCTGGAAGCCCGGCTGTTCGATGAACTGATTCAGGCCCTGCAAGGTTTTATTAAACCCGTTCAGGAAGATGCCCAGGTATTTGCCCGCATCGACTGTCTGCTCTGTTTTGCCCACAACGCCGTACAAAACAAATACCGCAAACCGGTTATCACCGATGGCTTTGACCTGCAGATCAAAGAAGGACGTCACCCGGTTATTGAAAAAGGATTGCCTGCCGGGGAAGCGTATGTGTCCAACGATCTGCAGCTGGACAAAGAATCCCAGCAGATCATTATCCTCACGGGTCCCAACATGAGTGGTAAATCCGCGCTGTTGCGCCAAACCGCCCTCATTACCCTGATGGCACACATGGGTAGCTTTGTGCCCGCCACCAGTGCAGAAATAGGCCTGACAGACAAAATATTCACCCGTGTAGGCGCCTCCGATAACCTGAGCGGTGGCGAATCTACCTTCATGGTGGAAATGAACGAAACGGCCAGCATCATCAACAGCATTACGCCTCGCAGCCTGGTGATACTGGATGAAATAGGCCGTGGTACCAGTACCTACGATGGTATCTCCATTGCCTGGAGTATTGTGGAATACCTCCATGATATGACACCACACCGTCCTAAAACATTATTCGCGACCCACTATCACGAACTGAATGAACTGGAAAATAAACATGGCCGCGTTAAAAATTTCCATATCAC
Coding sequences within:
- a CDS encoding RNA methyltransferase, which gives rise to MRKLSMDELGRKTVAEFKAADKTPVVLVLDNIRSMHNVGSVFRTADAFLLQGIALCGYTPVPPHRDIHKTALGATETVEWQYFATTLEAVKALQAEGYQVMAIEQAVNSHMLDGFVPPADKPLALVFGNEVSGVDPEVMRVADGCIEIPQLGMKHSLNISVSTGIVVWDIFVKLRAAGTR
- the mutS gene encoding DNA mismatch repair protein MutS, giving the protein MAKSKSEETPLMLQHKAIKDKYPDAVLLFRVGDFYETFNEDAVIAARVLGIVLTKRANGSASYVDLAGFPHHSLDTYLHKLVKAGHRVAVCDQLEDPKTVKGIVKRGVTEMVTPGVAINDKLLENSSNNFLAAVHFGADTTGVSFLDISTGEFFIAAGSIEYVDKLLQSFRPAEVLFARQQQKHFKATFGSRFYTYTMDEWIFTATYAEETLLKHFQTHSLKGFGIDSLPAAVIAAGATLHYLKDTEHPHLQHITRMQRVDQDDFLWMDRFTVRNLELLNSSVENGQTLLKVLDNTVTPMGARLLKRWMVFPLRDKKHINERLDTVEFLIKETDLSKALHHHLKQTGDLERLVSKIPLKKINPREVMQLARSLQQVQEVQQLLQTTHNDYLGRLHEKLDACEPLLNRILDEVMENPPALVNKGGVIKEGINEELDSLRNIATKGKDYLLQIQQKESEATGIPSLKIAFNNVFGYYLEVTNTHKNKVPESWIRKQTLANAERYITPELKEYEEKIVGAEDKIQTLEARLFDELIQALQGFIKPVQEDAQVFARIDCLLCFAHNAVQNKYRKPVITDGFDLQIKEGRHPVIEKGLPAGEAYVSNDLQLDKESQQIIILTGPNMSGKSALLRQTALITLMAHMGSFVPATSAEIGLTDKIFTRVGASDNLSGGESTFMVEMNETASIINSITPRSLVILDEIGRGTSTYDGISIAWSIVEYLHDMTPHRPKTLFATHYHELNELENKHGRVKNFHITNMESGNKIIFLRKLAPGGSRHSFGIHVARMAGMPPELIDRANEVLSNLEEKHIDAPLKENIKKISTPTQQLQLNIFDAHSDTFKLIREKLDHVDVNRLTPVEALLKLSEIKNMIG